A single region of the Gorilla gorilla gorilla isolate KB3781 chromosome 1, NHGRI_mGorGor1-v2.1_pri, whole genome shotgun sequence genome encodes:
- the LOC115933180 gene encoding PRAME family member 15-like has product MKMSIRTPPRLLELAGRSLLRDQALAMSTLEELPTELFPPLFMEAFSRKHCEALKLMVQAWPFRRLPLRPLIKMPCLEAFQAVLDGLDALLTQGVHPRRWKLQVLDLQDVCENFWMVWSEAMAHGCFFNANRNKKAVQDCPRMRGQQPLTVFVDLWLKNRTLDEYLTYLLLWVKQRRDLLHLCCKKLKILGIPFRNIRSILKMVNLDCIQEVEVNCRWKLPILTQFTPYLGHMRNLQKLVLSHMGFSRYVSTEQKKEIVTQFTTQFLKLRCLQKLYMNSVSFLEGHLDQLLSCLKTSLKVLTITNCVLLESDLKHLSQCPSISQLKTLDLSGIRLTNYSLVPLQILLEKVAATLEYLDLDDCGIIDSQVNAILPALSRCFELNTFSFCGNPISMATLENLLSHTIILKNLCVELYPAPRESYGADGTLCWSRFAQIRAELMKRVRDLRHPNRIFFCTDYCPDCGNRSFYDLEADQYCC; this is encoded by the exons ATGAAGATGAGCATCCGGACTCCACCCAGACTCCTGGAGCTTGCGGGGCGGAGCCTGCTGAGGGACCAAGCCTTGGCCATGTCCACCCTGGAGGAGCTGCCCACAGAACTTTTCCCCCCACTGTTCATGGAGGCCTTCAGCAGGAAACACTGTGAGGCCCTGAAGCTGATGGTGCAGGCCTGGCCCTTCCGCCGCCTCCCTCTGAGGCCTCTGATAAAGATGCCTTGTCTGGAGGCCTTCCAAGCTGTGCTCGATGGGCTTGATGCACTGCTTACCCAAGGGGTTCATCCCAG GAGATGGAAACTtcaagtgctggatttacaggatGTCTGTGAGAACTTCTGGATGGTTTGGTCTGAAGCTATGGCCCATGGGTGCTTCTTCAATGCCAACAGGAACAAAAAAGCAGTGCAGGACTGTCCAAGGATGAGAGGACAGCAGCCCTTGACTGTGTTCGTAGACCTTTGGCTCAAGAACAGGACTCTGGATGAATACCTCACCTACCTCCTTCTATGGGTCAAGCAGAGGAGAGATTTACTACACCTGTGCTGTAAGAAGCTGAAAATTTTGGGAATCCCCTTCCGCAATATCAGAAGCATCCTCAAAATGGTGAACCTAGACTgtatccaggaggtggaagtgaATTGCAGGTGGAAACTGCCCATCCTGACACAGTTTACCCCATACCTGGGCCACATGAGGAATCTTCAGAAGCTCGTTCTCTCCCACATGGGTTTCTCTCGCTACGTTTCCACAGAGCAGAAGAAGGAGATTGTTACCCAGTTCACCACTCAGTTCCTCAAGCTGCGCTGCCTCCAAAAGCTTTATATGAACTCTGTTTCTTTCCTCGAAGGCCACCTGGACCAGCTGCTCAG ctgTCTGAAGACCTCGTTAAAGGTCCTCACAATAACTAACTGTGTGCTTTTGGAATCAGACTTGAAGCATCTATCCCAGTGCCCGAGTATCAGTCAACTAAAGACCCTGGACCTGAGTGGCATCAGACTGACCAATTACAGTCTTGTGCCTCTCCAAATTCTCCTAGAAAAAGTTGCAGCCACCCTTGAGTACCTGGATTTAGATGACTGTGGCATCATAGACTCCCAAGTCAACGCCATCCTGCCTGCCCTGAGCCGTTGCTTTGAGCTCAACACCTTCAGCTTCTGTGGAAATCCCATCTCCATGGCCACCCTGGAGAACCTGCTGAGCCACACAATCATACTCAAAAACTTATGCGTGGAGCTGTATCCTGCCCCGCGGGAGAGTTATGGTGCTGATGGTACTCTCTGCTGGAGCAGATTTGCTCAAATTAGGGCTGAGCTGATGAAGAGAGTGAGGGACTTAAGGCACCCCAACAGGATCTTTTTCTGTACTGACTACTGCCCTGACTGTGGCAACAGGTCATTTTATGACCTGGAGGCAGATCAATACTGCTGTTGA